The Carassius gibelio isolate Cgi1373 ecotype wild population from Czech Republic chromosome B14, carGib1.2-hapl.c, whole genome shotgun sequence genome has a segment encoding these proteins:
- the LOC127970990 gene encoding nuclear factor 7, brain yields the protein MDPKSVEELSCPVCCEIFKDPVILSCSHSFCKECLQQFWKTKKTQECPVCRRRSSKDLPPRNLALKNLCDSLRKERNERCSSGSEEICGLHSEKLKLFCLEDKQPVCLVCRDSEKHVSHTFRPIGEVISSHKEELNTELTSLQNKLKHEEEMKAKCDKTVQHIKSQAEHTERQIKEEFEKLHQFLRDEEEATITALREEEEQKQQMMKGKLEEMNRHISALSHTIKDTEEMMKDSDACFLKNFSITMERVRIPSQPDPQMSSGALIHVPHYLSNLRFRVWSKMQETLQHTPVTLDPNTAGYFLTLSSDLTSVSYSDLSQNLPDNPERIERYPCVLGSEGFNSGTHCWDVEVGDNTYWTVGITTASNQRKGAVFFKSNVWRVRYRDSEYWSQSPDQPSTVFTVKEKLQRVRVQLDCDRGKVSFSDPQTNICLCSFTTTFTETVFPFLYTRCTTSPLRILPVKLIVTTENHS from the exons ATGGATCCCAAATCTGTGGAAGAGCTTTCTTGTCCCGTGTGCTGTGAAATCTTCAAGGATCCTGTTATTCTCTCCTGTAGTCACAGTTTCTGTAAAGAGTGTCTTCAACAGTTCTGGAAAACCAAGAAAACTCAGGAGTGTCCCGTCTGCAGAAGAAGATCCTCAAAAGACCTGCCTCCACGTAATCTAGCATTAAAAAACTTGTGTGATTCACTGAGAAAGGAGCGAAACGAGAGGTGTTCATCAGGATCTGAGGAGATCTGCGGTTTACACAGTGAGAAACTCAAACTCTTCTGTCTGGAGGACAAACAGCCGGTGTGTTTAGTGTGCAGAGACTCAGAGAAACATGTCAGTCACACATTCAGACCCATCGGTGAAGTGATCTCATCTCACAAG GAGGAACTGAATACAGAACTGACATCTTTACAAAACAAGCTCAAACATGAAGAAGAAATGAAAGCAAAGTGTGATAAAACTGTTCAACACATCAAG TCTCAAGCTGAGCACACCGAGCGTCAGATTAAAGAGGAGTTTGAGAAGCTTCATCAGTTTCTCAGAGATGAAGAAGAAGCTACAATCACTGCACTgagggaggaagaggagcagaagcAGCAGATGATGAAGGGGAAGCTGGAGGAGATGAACAGACACATCTCTgctctttcacacacaatcaAAGACACGGAGGAGATGATGAAGGACAGCGATGCCTGCTTTCTGAAG AACTTCAGCATCACGATGGAAAG AGTCCGGATCCCATCACAGCCGGATCCACAGATGAGTTCTGGAGCTTTGATTCATGTGCCACATTACTTGAGTAACCTGCGCTTCAGAGTCTGGAGCAAGATGCAGGAAACTCTCCAACACA CTCCAGTGACTCTAGATCCAAACACAGCAGGTTATTTCCTCACTCTCTCTTCTGATTTGACCAGTGTATCGTACAGTGATTTAAGTCAAAATCTTCCTGATAATCCAGAGAGGATTGAGAGGTATCCGTGTGTTCTGGGATCTGAGGGCTTTAACTCAGGGACACACTGCTGGGATGTGGAGGTTGGAGACAATACATACTGGACTGTTGGAATAACCACAGCATCAAACCAAAGGAAGGGAGCGGTTTTCTTTAAGTCTAATGTCTGGCGTGTGCGGTACAGAGACAGTGAATACTGGTCACAATCCCCAGATCAACCCTCGACTGTCTTCACAGTTAAAGAGAAGCTGCAGCGTGTGAGAGTTCAGCTGGACTGTGACAGAGGAAAGGTGTCCTTCTCTGATCCTCAAACTAACATCTGTCTCTGCTCATTCACAACAACCTTCACAGAGACCGTCTTTCCTTTCTTATATACTCGCTGCACAACTTCTCCTCTGAGGATCTTACCAGTTAAACTGATCGTAACAACAGAAAATCACAGTTAA
- the LOC127970988 gene encoding nuclear pore glycoprotein p62-like has protein sequence MAFNFGQTGTGGFAFGAPKTTAAPPTGFGLQNSAPAGGGFSFGASQPQTQTSGNPQTSQLAGLLAQPTQNSGSTQGGFSFGGQPQSTAPSGGFSFGASLPKLSTPAASQPATTSVTLGASTAGTGFSFGGLSTQTTAAQQPLGGFSFGTPKVQASSAAPAQPTPSLSLGAQPTGLTLGAPTIASTASTTAINFGFKTSATPAPISSAQSQSLTAPVSSLFAAPIASTPATGFTLGSSMASVAPVMSSASIAPTSLSLKPLGTTPAMSTAAATTAATGFSLALKTAASTAPSTITSTSSTILTTSTAPVMSYAQLEALINKWSSELEDQERHFLQQATQVNAWDRMLVENGEKITALHKDMEKVKLDQRRLDQELDFILSQQKELEDLLGPLEESVKEQSGTIYMQNADEERERTYKLAENVDAQLKRMSQDLKEIIEHLNTSSGPADTADPLQQICRILNAHMDSLQWVEQNSVLLGRRVEEVSKLCESRSKEQEKGFRLNFQ, from the exons ATGGCGTTTAACTTCGGTCAGACGGGGACGGGAGGCTTCGCCTTCGGAGCCCCTAAAACCACCGCTGCACCCCCCACAGGCTTCGGGTTGCAGAACAGCGCTCCTGCGGGGGGCGGCTTCTCTTTCGGGGCCAGCCAACCCCAGACGCAGACTTCGGGGAACCCACAGACGTCTCAGCTTGCAGGACTCCTCGCACAGCCGACGCAGAACAGTGGAAGCACACAGGGAGGATTCAGCTTCGGGGGCCAGCCTCAAAGCACCGCCCCGAGTGGAGGCTTCTCTTTCGG TGCCTCTCTTCCGAAACTCAGCACACCTGCAGCATCTCAGCCTGCGACCACAAGTGTGACTCTGGGGGCTTCGACTGCCGGGACGGGCTTCAGTTTCGGAGGCCTCTCCACTCAGACCACTGCAGCCCAGCAGCCTCTGGGTGGGTTCAGCTTCGGGACGCCCAAAGTTCAAGCCTCCTCCGCTGCCCCGGCACAGCCCACCCCTTCGCTCTCACTCGGGGCTCAACCCACAG GGCTGACTCTTGGAGCTCCTACTATTGCCTCCACAGCCTCAACAACTGCAATTAACTTTGGATTTAAAACTTCAG ccACCCCAGCTCCCATCAGCTCAGCACAGAGTCAGTCCCTGACCGCTCCAGTGTCCTCTCTGTTTGCTGCTCCTATAGCCTCAACACCAGCCACAGGATTCACAT tgGGCTCGTCGATGGCCTCGGTGGCTCCTGTGATGAGTTCAGCATCCATCGCTCCCACAAGCCTGTCTCTGAAACCTCTAGGAACCACTCCTGCTATGAGCACAG CCGCTGCTACCACTGCAGCCACTGGCTTTTCTCTGGCACTGAAGACCGCAGCATCCACTGCACCATCCACCATCACATCCACCTCCTCCACCATCCTCACAACCAG CACTGCTCCAGTGATGTCATACGCTCAGCTGGAGGCTTTGATTAACAAGTGGAGCTCAGAACTAGAAGACCAAGAGCGACACTTTCTTCAGCAGGCCACTCAGGTCAACGCCTGGGACCGCATGCTGGTGGAGAACGGAGAGAAG ATAACTGCTTTACATAAAGATATGGAAAAAGTGAAACTGGACCAGCGAAG GTTGGATCAGGAACTGGACTTCATCCTGTCCCAGCAGAAAGAGCTGGAGGACCTTCTGGGTCCATTAGAGGAGTCTGTGAAGGAGCAGAGCGGAACCATTTACATGCAGAACGCAGATGAAGAGCGAGAGAGGAC GTACAAGTTGGCAGAAAATGTAGATGCCCAGCTCAAGAGAATGTCCCAAGATCTGAAAGAGATTATTGAGCACCTCAACACCTCCAGCGGTCCTGCTGACACCGCTGACCCG CTTCAGCAGATCTGCAGAATCCTCAATGCACATATGGACTCCCTGCAGTGGGTAGAGCAGAACTCTG tGTTACTCGGGAGGCGAGTGGAGGAGGTCTCAAAGCTGTGTGAAAGCCGCAGCAAGGAACAAGAGAAGGGCTTTCGTCTGAACTTCCAGTGA